ctttccttaattttgggtcagtcacagtggtcaggtattctgccgctgtgtactctctgtgtagggccaaatagcattctagtttgctctgttttttttgttaattctttccaatgtctctctctctgtctctctctgtctctctctctctctctgtctctctctctctgtctttctctctctctctctctctgtctttctctctctctctgtctctctctctctctctctctttctctctctctctgtctctctctttctctctctctctgtctctctctttctctctctctctgtctctctctctctctctgtctctctttctctctctctctctttctctctctctctctctctctctctctctctctctctctctgtctctctctctctctctctctctctctctctctgtctctctttctctctctctctctctctctctgtctctctctttctgtctctctctctctctttctctctctctctctttctctccctctctgtctctctctctctctttctctctctctctctctctctctgtctctctctctgtctctctgtctctctctctctgtctctctctctgtctctctctctgtctctctctctgtctctgtctctctctctgtctgtctgcaaatggaatagacaataaacaaaagggaaataaacaagGGAAACATTAGTGAACGTTACACACACAATAGTTTTAAAAGAATGTAGACATTTTAAATGTTATATTATTGTCTATGTACGGTGTTGTAACAAAGTAGTTGAAGTgacagatatgggagtttatcaatgtttgatttgttttcagattctttgtgggtctgggaaatatgtctctctaatatggtaatacatttttctgtctctctctctctctcgctttctctctctctctctcttcccctctcgctctctctctcagaacatcCATGGTCATAAGGGTCCTATCACAGCAGTGTCGTTTGCTCCTGACGGGAGGTACCTGGCCACCTACTCTAACGCGGACAGCCACATCTCCTTCTGGCAGGtttgtactcacacacacaccacacacaaacatgcacactcacacaggcacacacactcactgttccTAGAAGATAGCTGATATTGCATAGTGGAGGGAAGCATGGAGCTTTAATGGCCCCCAGTGAGAGGTAGTCTAGTCCTGCTCCagcctgtcctgtctcctggcCTGCCAGCACACACACCACATCCCAGCCcggctgtctcctgtcctgttcccagcagcagtagcacagaggagaggagggactgtAAAACCCCTGACGCTGCCAAGTCTCTGCCCCCTATCACTAATGACCTTACTGTAAATGTAAACCACAGGTCTGTGCCTTCCTGCGGGAAGCACGGCGAGCCGGCTACATTGGTAATGTGCTAGGAGacggtctgtgtctctctctcctagacACTCTGCCAGCCTGGGGTTTAGGTCTAGGGTTGTCTCTTAGACACGAGAGAACCCGAAACTCCTCCAAGGCCTTGAGAACCCTAAACTCCTCCAAGGCCCTGAGAACCCTAAACTCCTCCAAGGCCCTGAGAACCCTAAACTCCTCCAAGGCCCTGAGAACCCTAAACTCCTCCAAGGCCCTGAGAACCCTAAACTCCTCCAAGGCCCTGAGAACCCTAAACTCCTCCAAGGCCCTGAGAACCCTAAACTCCTCCAAGGCCCTGAGAACCCTAAACTCCTCCAAGGCCCTGAGAACCCTAAACTCCTCCAAGGCCCTGAGAACCCTAAACTCCTCCAAGGCCCTGAGAACCCCAAACTCCTCCCGGGCCGTGAGAACCCCAAACTCTTCCAAGGCCTTGAGAACCCTAAACTCCTCCCGGGCCGTGAGAACCCTAAACTCCTCCAGGGCCATGAGAACCCTAAACTCCTCCAAGGCCTTGAGAACCCTAAACTCCTCCAAGGCCGTGAGAATCCGAAACTCCTCCCGGGCCTTGAGAACCCGAAACTCCTCCCGGGCCTTGAGAACCCTAAACTCCTCCCGGGCCGTGAGAACCCTAAACTCCTCCAGGGCCATGAGAACCCTAAACTCCTCCAAGGCCTTGAGAACCCTAAACTCCTCCAAGGCCGTGAGAATCCGAAACTCCTCCCGGGCCTTGAGAACCCGAAACTCCTCCCGGGCCTTGAGAACCCTAAACTCATCCAAGGCCCTGAGAACCCTAAACTCCTCCAAGGCCGTGAGAACCCTAAACTCCTCCCGGGTCGTGAGAACCCTATAAACTCCACCCGTGCCTTGAGAACCCTAACTCTTCCAAGGCCTTGAGAACCCTAAACTCCTCCAAGGCCCTGAGAACCCTAAACTCCTCCCGGGCCTTGAGAACCCTAAACTCCTCCCGGGCCTTGAGAACCCTGAACTCCTCCCGGGCCTTGAGAACCCTAAACTCTTCCAAGGCCTTGAGAACCCTAAACTCTTCCAAGGCCTTGAGAACCCTAAACTCCTTCGGCTGATCAAGTAAATAGAGGAATTCTGTTCTCTCCAAGAAAATggataaaaaatatttaataaataaaatattaaaatctTTTTTTGTTCTTGCTTCCTCCTTTCTCCAGATGAATACGTCTCTGCTGGGCAGTATTGGCATGCTGAACTCTACCCCTCAGCTGAAGTGCATCAAGACCTACCAGGTCCCCCCGGTACAGCCTGCCTCTCCTGGCTCTCAGAACGCCCTGAAGCTGGCCCGCCTCATCTGGACCTCTAACCGAACGTCATCCTCATGGCCCACGACGGCAAGGAGCACCGCTTCATGGTCTGAGGCGGGTCAGGGGACGAGGTCACTGGGGTTAGAGGTTAAACGGTCACCaccaggaggagggatggggcaACTCACTCACCACAACCAGGAAGTGATTGAGATGAGAAGGCTTTGCATCAATCGTTTACATTGATTACTATTACTGCTATTTCATGTTCCTGTTTACACTGTTTAACTCCTCCACTTCATCTAATTGCcgttgttcctctcctctccagacatTTCCTTTCCTCTGTTATTTAAAGTGAAACACCGCTAGTGTTGCTGTCTAGTCTGGTCCTTTCAAATCCCAccaggagggaggtggggggggtcGGTCAACTAATCCCTTGGTGTGATGATTTGGCTTCTAGATGTAAACTTTACACCATAATAAGTCACTTGTATTGCGTGTGATAgagaggtcaggtgtgtgtgtgggttacgcTTTCATCTTAACTGCACCAATCATCTCAGCCGTGTGTTTAAATAGGACACGCCCCTGCTCACCTCTACGGCAACTGTACACCTTTAAACAAGAACACTTTACCAAACCGTTCTCTCCTACCCTCCTCATATAGCACCCCAACGAGAGGGAAAACGTGTTCAGAACGTATCACTATTCGGTCCGAGAGGAAAGACCGTTATCATATGAAGAATATATCACTATGAAGACGTCATTATTTGTTGCTGCTTTGTTAGCCTTTTACTACGTACCTCTTATCTATTTTCTCTGTTGGATATTGACTAGAATAATGTGTCGGGCTAAGATACTCATATTAATATGTACATTGGGCCACGGGGTCCTATAGGACGACCACGACGTAGCAAAGACGAAAACCTTCGCCCTGATCCTCTTATTGTAGATATACTAGGTTCTGAGAGTACGTAGATATACTAGGTTCTGAGAGTACGTAGATATACTAGGTTCTGAGAGTACGTACAAGATACTAGGTTCTGAGTACATACAGATACTAGGTTCTGAGAGTACATACAGATACTAGCTTCTGAGAGTACAGACAGATACTAGCTTCTGAGAGTACAGACAGATACTAGGTTCTGAGAGTACAGACCGATACTAGGTTGTGAGAGTATATACAGATACTAGGTTGTGAGATTACAGACAGATACTAGGTTGTGAGAGTATATACAGATACTAGGTTGTGAGAGTATATACAGATACTAGGTTGTGAGAGTATATACAGATACTAAGTTGTGTGAGTACAGACAGATACTAAGTTGTAAGATTACAGACAGATACTAAGTTGTGAGAGTATATACAGATACTAGGTTGTGAGAGTatatacagatactactgtagttTCTGAGAGTctatacagatactactgtagttTCTGAGAGTatatacagatactactgtagttTCTGAGATTctatacagatactactgtagttTCTGAGAGTatatacagatactactgtagttTCTGAGAgtacatacagatactactgtagttTCTGAGAGTatatacagatactactgtagttTCTGAGAGTATGGATATATTTTAGAGAAACTTTACATTGACTATATATCCCTGGAATGTGTGCAGACGCTATTATTTTCTTCTTGTTTTCAACTCCTGGCCGGCAGCAGGCTGCGAGTGTTTTTAGGGTCCCTGTGAGTTCCCTACTCTGCCTGCGCTGCCTGCTCCACTTTTCTCCACCTCATCTCCGCTCCTGTCAAGTTCCTATCATTAGCCGTGTAAAAGCTTCTAACGCCAGAGAACACCTGCAAGACCAAGCGTGTCAAAGCTTTTCACAAGTTCTCTCCGCAAAAAAAGtacaccccccccctcccaccaTCTTGTCAGACTGCTTTTGATGGCCTTGACTTGACTTCCCTCCAACCTTGGAAGATCTTAATCTCTTTTTTCCACTGCCCACAGTAATAGCTTCTGAAACTGTGTTTTTCCTTTTGGCAGTTTTTTGGCAGTTTCTCTGAGCAAGAAAAAAAACCCCATTGAGATGGAAAGAGTCAAGTAGAGAAAAGTAAGTGAGAAAGACCTGAGGCTAGAGGTGACTGGCAGGAGGATTTCATCTCATTTTACTTCCAGGCTGTTTAAATTATGTTTTGTAATTCTTTTGAAGGAGATGAATGGAACCATAGGAGTATCAGTGGGTCTTAACACACAACTTTGAGGTACTCCTTTGTTATAGTACGTCTGTTTAAAAAACAGAGCTCTCTCAGTGGTGTTTTATTCCTGCACCGGAGCAGTTGTCTGAGGTGTCGAAAGACGTCATCCATTGGCTGGTAACTGACCTGTCAGAGTGACAAACTACCGGTCAAATGTTTTATAACACCtcactcattcaaaggttttcctttatttaaaaaaaaaaactattttctacgttgtagattaatagtgaatacatcataACTATGGAATaatacacatggaatcatgtagtaaccaaaaaagtgttaaacaatattttatatttgagattctaaaaaatagccactctttgccttgatgacagctttgtacacactttggcattctctcaaccagcttcacctggaatgctttttcaaaagtcttgaaggggttcccacatatgctgagcacttgttggctgcttttccttctgcggtccgactcatcccaaatcGTCTCAATTTGTTTGAGGTCGAGGGAttgttgaggccaggtcatctgatgcagcactccgtcacgctccttggtaaaatagcccttacacagcctggaggtgtgttgaaaGGCCCACCacacccaaaccagatgggatggcgtattgctgcagaatgctgtggtagccatgctggttaagtgtgccttgaattctaaataaatcccatcTCCAATTTTGActacagaccaaaggacagatttccaccggtctaatgtcctttGCTCATGTTTcgtgacccaagcaagtctcttcttcttattggtgtcctttagtagtggtttctttgcagcaattcgaccatgaaggcctgattcacacagtctcctctgaacagttaatgttgagatgtgtctgttacttgaactctgtgaagcatttacttgggctgcaatttctgaggctggtaactctaatgaacttaccctctgcagcagaggtaactctgggtcttccattcctgtggcggtcctcatgagaaccactttcatcatagcgcttgatggtttttgtgactgcacctgaagaatcttctgtataccatccctaccttgtcacaacacaactgattggctcaaacgcattaagaaggaaagaaattccacaaattaacttttaagaaggcacacctgttaattgaaatgcactccagatgactaccacatgaagctggttgagagaatgccaagagtatacaaagctgtcatcaagccaaaGGGTGACTTT
The sequence above is a segment of the Oncorhynchus nerka isolate Pitt River unplaced genomic scaffold, Oner_Uvic_2.0 unplaced_scaffold_1078, whole genome shotgun sequence genome. Coding sequences within it:
- the LOC115125050 gene encoding WD repeat-containing protein 7-like — translated: MSVSLLFASSTWWDTATGHRIAVGARQGSVALYDVRTGKCQNIHGHKGPITAVSFAPDGRYLATYSNADSHISFWQMNTSLLGSIGMLNSTPQLKCIKTYQVPPVQPASPGSQNALKLARLIWTSNRTSSSWPTTLSEVSKDVIHWLVTDLSE